The sequence AGTCACCTGCGTACTTGACTATTCGTGTGGCTAGTCTAGTATTCAGTAGTGGATCTCTCGCACCCAATCCGTGGCATCATCCCGACGCTCGACGCGCCGGTCCTCGAGGTCCTTGCCGGCACGACCCGTGGGCTCTCCGGGCGCGAGGTTCACCGCCTCGCCGGCACCGGCAGCGTCCGCGGCGTCCAGCTCGTCCTGGCACGCCTCGTCGCGCAAGGGCTTGTCAGCGCCGAGGAACATGCCAGTGCGACCCTGTACGCGGCGAACCGCGCGCACCTCGCCTGGCCGGCACTCGAGGATCTCATCGGCCTCCGCCGTCACGTCCTGGATCAGATCCGGGCCGCCGTCGCCGGCTGGACGATTGCCCCACTTCACGTGTCGCTCTTCGGGAGTGCCGCGCGGCGCGAGGGAAACGCCGGGAGCGACATCGACCTGTTGATTATCCGCCCTGACGCGTTGGCGGAGGGCGACGAAGTGTGGCAGACACAGATCGACGCGCTCCGTGATCGCCTCCTGATCTGGACGGGAAACCGGTGTCAGGCGTTCGACATTGACCGTGCCCGACTCGGCGCTCACGTCGCGACAGACGACCCACTGGTGGAGAACTGGCTCAGCGACGGAGTGCCCCTCGCCGGCGAGTCGCTTCGCTCGCTCGTCGACGGCCTCGAGCCCGCGATCCAGCAATGAGTCCCCGCCGGAGCGGCCGAACTGCACCATGCGACCCCGCCGATGCGGCTGTCCGACTTCGCCACGCCGAGTCATTCCTCATCGTCGCCGATCTCGTTCTCGACCAGTCGGACGACCAGGTCCTCTCGCTCACGAGTGTTGCAGCGTCGCTCGCCGTCCTCGCCGGGATCGCCGCAACGGACGCCGCGTGTTGCGCCGCACTCGGGCGGCGTGCCCGCGGCCAGAATCATGATGAGGCGATGATGCTCGTCCGCACGATCGTCCCGGGCGGCCAGGCAATGGCCCGCGATCTCGGCCGTGTGCTCGCCCTCAAGGACGATGCACAGTACGGAGTCCTGACGGTATCGCCCGAGCGTGCCCGAGCGTCCGTCGGCTGGGCGCGGAGACTTGCCGCGGCGGCGCGTGAGGTGGTGGCGCCGACCGGCGCCGGCCGTGGAGTCGGCGGACCGTGATCTTCCTCAAGCTCGTCGCGTTCGCCGCCGGTGCCTTCCTCGCGACCCGGGCGGTCATGTCCGCGATCCGCGTCGTCGTCCTCCCGCGTGCCTCGAACGAGCCGGTCGCGCGCTTCGTGTTCGTCACCACCCGTCGCCTGTTCGATGCGTTCAGCCCCCCGCGCAAGCCCTATGCGTTCCGGGATCACGTCCTCGCCTACCTCGCCCCGGTGTCGTTGCTCCTCCTGCCGGTCGTCTGGTTGACGCTGGTCCTCGCCGGATACACGGCGATCTTCTGGGCGCTCGGCGTCGACTCGTGGAGCGCCGCGCTCCGGGTGAGCGGCTCATCGCTCCTGACCCTCGGCTTCGCCCCGTCCGCGGGGCTGCCCCAGGACCTCGCCGCGTTCAGCGAGGCCGGCATCGGCCTGCTCCTCCTCGCCCTCCTCATCGCGTACCTGCCGACGATGTACGCCGCGTTCTCGCGGCGCGAGCTTGCGGTCAACCTCCTCGAGGTCCGGGCGGACTCGCCGCCCACGGCGGTGGCGATGCTCCAGCGATTCCACCGCCTCGGGACGATGGACCAGCTCCACGGCCAGTTCCTCGTCTGGGAGACCTGGTTCGCCGACATCGAGGAGACCCACACCTCCCTCGGTGCGCTCGCCTTCTTTCGATCGCCGCAGCGCGACCACTCGTGGGTCAATGCGGCAGGGGCGATCATGGACTGCGCCGCCCTGAGACCCTCATCGCCCTGGCCCGGATCACGATGGCACCGCCCGCCCGCTGGAACGGCCGTCCGTGGGA is a genomic window of Chloroflexota bacterium containing:
- a CDS encoding DNA-binding protein; protein product: MSPRRSGRTAPCDPADAAVRLRHAESFLIVADLVLDQSDDQVLSLTSVAASLAVLAGIAATDAACCAALGRRARGQNHDEAMMLVRTIVPGGQAMARDLGRVLALKDDAQYGVLTVSPERARASVGWARRLAAAAREVVAPTGAGRGVGGP
- a CDS encoding nucleotidyltransferase domain-containing protein codes for the protein MDLSHPIRGIIPTLDAPVLEVLAGTTRGLSGREVHRLAGTGSVRGVQLVLARLVAQGLVSAEEHASATLYAANRAHLAWPALEDLIGLRRHVLDQIRAAVAGWTIAPLHVSLFGSAARREGNAGSDIDLLIIRPDALAEGDEVWQTQIDALRDRLLIWTGNRCQAFDIDRARLGAHVATDDPLVENWLSDGVPLAGESLRSLVDGLEPAIQQ